From the Halodesulfovibrio sp. MK-HDV genome, the window AAAATTCAAGCCCTGCCGCAAACGTGGCAGGGCTTTTTTTATGTGAATAGTTATTTTGACGAGGCAGTGTTTGTGATTGCCTTCGGCGAGTAGGCGGGCTCCGCCCCCTACACCCCCGCAAGGGGACGCGTCCCCTTGACCCCGATTAGGACTGATTTTTGTGACGGGTACACATAGTCTGTTAGACATATAGTGCTTGTAATTTTGATCAGTCATAATAAAAGTCTTTGGAAAGGGGTCTGGGGAAGAACCTTTCTACAGAAAGGTTTTCCCCAGCCGCCGGAGGCAAGAGTATATTTGCTAGGAGATCTTAGAATGCAAAAACATCCATGCGTGCTTACCATTGCCGGTTCTGATTCGGGCGGTGGCGCTGGAATTCAAGCGGACTTAAAGACGATGGCTGTGCTTGGCGGATACGGCACGAGTGTCATTACAGCTTTGACAGCACAGAATGGGTTGGGCGTGACTGGGATTCAGGCACCTGATTCAGAATTTGTTGTGCAGCAGCTTACAACCGTTTTAGACGGATTCCCTATTGCAGCAGCTAAAACGGGTATGCTTTTTTCTGCTCCGATCATTACCGGTGTTGCGGATGTGCTTATAAAGCAGGATTTCCCGTTGGTAATTGATCCGGTGTCTGTAAGTACAAGTGGTCACGCACTCTTGCAGCAGGACGCTGTAGATGCGCTCGTCGAGCGAATTCTTCCATTAGCAACCGTTGTTACGCCTAATAAACCGGAAGCAGAAATGCTTGCGGGGATGAAAATTGAAACAGAAGGCAATGTTGCAACAGCAATAAAGCGTATTCTTGCTTTAGGACCTAAAGCGGTATTACTCAAAGGTGGGCATTTTGATGAGGCAGATGAAGAATTAGTAGACTGGTTGGGGCTTCCTGGTGAAGCACCGCTTGGACTGCACCATTCTCGTGTTGTTACTAAAAATACTCATGGTACCGGCTGTACATTGTCTGCTGCTATTGCAACCTTTCTTGCTCATGGGTTTGAGCTGAAGCAATCTGTAAAGAAAGCACAAGTGTATCTGTCTATTTGCCTTCGTGACAGTTATACACCGGGTGAAGGCTTTGGGCCTCCCAATCATATTGCACCGTTTGAACGGAAATAATTTTTTTGTAATGTTAGGCGTGTGTCTAGCTATGTTTTATATGAAAGCCCTGATATCTATCAGGGCTTTTTTTATGCGTGCTAAGTCTTTTTGCTATAGTAGAATCTGTTTTTGGTACATTTATTAGATAATAACATATTGAACATTCGAAAGGAATCTGCTTACGATATAATCAAGCAATAGAGTTGTGTAAAAAGATAACTATGAAATGTTAAATAGTTTGTTTTAGGTTTTACTACTTGTTTAGATAGATAGCTAAATTGGTATTAACGATGGAGTTATATTGTTATGTACAGTCTTCGAGTGCTCATTGTAGAAGATGATACGGTAAGTGCAACATTGCATAAAGCAATGTTGGAAAGTGAAGGGCATAGTGTAGTTGGGGTAGCGCGTTCAGAAAATGAAGCAATAGCCCTTGCGATGACTAAAATGCCTGACCTGGTACTTATGGATATCTATCTTGAAGATGGTACGTCAGGCGTACATGCCGCGAAGGTAATGTATTCATCGTATGCATTGCCTGTGATCTTTATTACTTGCGGTACAGCAGTTGATCAGTTGCAAGCGTTGGTTGATAGTGACGCCTTTGCTTTGATCAAAAAACCTGTGAGCCTTGAAGAGTTGCGGGTTAATCTAAGTATTGTAATGCGTAGGGCTGCTGAGATTCAAGAAAACAGAGAGCAGTCGGCACGCTATGAGACTCTCGTTAATATGTTGCCTGTGGCAGTATTCTCTGTTTTGGAAAATGGACAGATTGACTGGTGTAATGCGGCTTGTGCAAACGCTTTGGCATATGCTTCTCCTCAAGATTTTTGTGAACAGTGTTCAGATGTTGATAATTTGTTGGTGGGTACAGATGAGTCATTGCTGTTGTTAGAAGCGGAGACGAGGACAGCACGACAGTTACTTGCCAGAGATGGGGAAGTGGTTTCAAGAACGCTGTATAAAATTGAGCATTGCAGCTCGAGTGCGAAAGCGGGGTGTCTCTTTTTTGTACTTGAGTAGTCGAATCGTGATTATTTGGGATAAATACCGGCTAAAGTTGCGTATGCATGATTTATTTCACCTCTGTATTCCAAAAAAGAGGTAGGTTGTGTAGAGTGTTCTAGATGTGTGCAAAGTTGACATCAGTTGATTGAAAGTGATAATATTGACGATAATTCACTAAAAATCGACAGAAAGATATTCTGATAGGCAGAATCATCTTATGTCGCGTTGTAATCGCATTTGGTATTAACATTGAGTATTGGCATAAAGCATACGTACACACTTGGTGAGGCAGCAGAACTTCTTAGCTGCCATAAAGAGACCATTCGCAGAGCGATTAAAGACGGTAGTCTGCAAGCAGCAAAGCTTGGGCGCGGCTACAGAGTCTCTCGTGTTGATCTTGAAGCTTTTTGGCAAGCTCAGGGGGGCGGTGTGTTGTTCGAGAAAGTCGAGCAGCAGGTTGTTGAGCCGGATCCGGAGCCGGAACCGGTAGAAGCAAAACCTAAAAAACCGCGGGGGCCGGAACAGCTAACGTTACCCACCTAAGGAGGTTCGGGATGACTATGCTTTCTGAATCCAATGGCATGAGAATGTTCATGCTGCCTAATGACGTAGGTTCTGATATGGAGTTCACAGGTATGCTGTGCTCTGAAAATTCGTACCATGATCATGAAGCGGGAACCATCACAAAACAGCGTCTGTATCTTACAGACGCTAAAGAACAAGTCTACTCTGTCGTTGTCTCTGACGGAGTGAATAAAGATCAAAGAGTATACAAAATGCGGGTTGAAAATGATCAATGCCGTATTGATAACGGACTCTTTGATGTTGCCTTAGATCTACATCTGCTTGCCTCTGTAGTTCGCGGATTATGCGGATTGGACAGCACAGCACATGCGGACGATTTTTTTTCCACAATGGTTGAAACACTGCATGCAGCAAACGGCTAGTCTGAGTGTTGCAATTGTCTTATTGAAATTTTAAAAATGCACATGTGGACCAGCGTGCTCTCATGCTGGTGCACTGAAATTTCTTTGTCTCCGCTTTCTATGTTGCGTTTAGCATACTGCTACGGTATCACTGCTAATATGGTGGGATGGACGTCTCTATTGTTACAGTGAAGGTGTAGTGTATGGCGGATATAAAACACGATTTTGATTTGCTGGAGATGCCCGTAGAAGGCGTCGCAGCGTACTGGCTGTCATTAAAGAAGCTGGTAGGGAATAAAAGAAATTTCAAACCGATTCATGAAGAGGCACAGCATACTTCTGAAGAATATGTTCGCTATCTTTTAGAGATAGGTTTCGGTAATTTTTCAGAAGATACCATTCGAAAAATGGCGCAAGTTAAAGCACAGTCTATGCTTGGTTCTATGGAACGTAAGTTTGACTGCATGAGAGTCGCTGTGCTGGATGTTGCTACTTCTGAAAATCCCCATAGAAGTATTGCAAAGCTTTATGCAGATTTTCCTCAAGCGCCTCTTGAAGGTGATAAAGCCATTCGTTTCTCTCAGGAGCTTTTGCGCTTAATGCCAGACAAGTACAAAGGACGAGAACGTTTCTTTGATGTCGGATACAAGGTGCCTGACGATAAGCTGATTGTAGCGTTGCTCTTTTATATTTTCTACGCAAGACATCAGGGGAAGGATGCTTGCCAGGGCTTATTACCGCTTATTTCTTCTGCTTACTTCAGAGATTCTCTTTCAATGGTTATCGACGGGTTCGATGTTCCCTTTGTCCGTAAATGGTTGAAAAAACATAAAGATGCTTTGCTTAAAGACATGCAATTTAAGTGTGCAATGTCTACGGAACTTTGTATCGGAATCGCATCGCGTGTTGAATACGAGGATTTGCATTCAATTGCGCGAGCATATTTGCCTTCCAACGTCGGACAACAGAGCGGTTAGCTTCTTCTCAGGAGTGACAAATGTTGCGCATTTTCCACAATTTGTTTGGTATCAATGAGCAAAGCCGGTTTCAGCGAGCATGGCAGGCATTTCTTTTAGGGATTTGTGCTCCGTTCGGTTGGTTGTTTATTACTTTTTTGTTGCAACTGACTCCTGTGGATCCTTTGTACGAAGTTGCTTTGTATACATACATTACCGTAGGTAGTGTCTTTGCTATGGTCGGTTTTGCTCTCTGTATCAGCAAAAGTGAAGAGCATTTTGCTAGAATGAGCCTGCTGGACCCGCTCACAACTTTGTATAACAGCAGGTATTTGCTCACACGTGCGGATCAGGAATTTGCTCTGCTCGAAAGAACTGGCCAGCATATGGCGCTACTGATGGCTGATATTGATCACTTCAAATATGTAAATGATCAGTACGGACATTCTGTTGGTGATATTGTGTTGCATCAGGTTGCCAAGGTGATGCAGACAACAGCCCGTAAAGTTGATGTGGTTGCTCGTGTCGGTGGCGAAGAATTTGCGCTCCTGCTTCCGAATTCCACAACTGCCGGTGCGATGATTCTTGCCGAACGTATTAGAGAACAGATAGAGCATACACCGATTGTGTTGCCGGACGGACGGAGCTTTAATGTGAAAATATCTTTGGGTGCCTCTTCAACAGAAGAGTTTCTTCCGCAGGTATTTAACGAGCTGTATGAAAGTGCAGATAATGCTTTGTATCGTGCAAAACGTGATGGCCGTAACCGTGTTGTTAAGGCTGTGGAAACAGATATGTTAACAAACGACGTCGCGTGCTAAAAAATTTTTTGGTGCATAGTGCAAATAGCCATCGTTGGCATTATAATGCATAATTAGAATTAAGAGAGGAATAAGCCGGCGCAGAGTTGTGTCGGCTTATTTGTTTGTTGGGCGCAGTACAAATATTGATTCAGAGACAAAATGTATGGACGGCGGACAAGCCTGCCTATATCTTATTGTATCATATAGAGTACTGTTCTCTGCAGGCAGGCAGAGACGAGAGAAAAAAGGATATTCCGGAGGAAGACAATGACAGAACAGTTCGGCTTTGAACTTGTTGATGAACAGCGCGTTGAAGAGTTGGCAACTATTGCCCGTCTGTGGAAACACAGCAAAACTGGTGCGCAGGTACTGTCCATGAACAATGCCGATGAAAACAAGGTGTTTGGCGTATCCTTCAGAACTCCACCTTCAGATTCAACAGGTGTTGCGCATATTCTGGAGCACTCCGTATTATGCGGATCAGAAAAATTCCCTGTAAAAGAACCGTTTGTAGAATTGCTTAAAGGGTCATTACAGACTTTTTTGAATGCGTTTACCTATCCGGATAAGACTTGTTATCCTGTGGCATCAACTAATCTGCAGGATTTCTATAACTTAATTGATGTGTACCTTGATGCAGCATTTTTCCCTCTGATTAATGAGCAGATTTTTCAGCAGGAAGGCTGGCATTACAATGTGGAAAAGGCAGAAGAACCGTTAACGTATCGCGGTGTCGTTTATAACGAAATGCGCGGCGTTTACAGCTCGCCGGATAGTGTGCTGCATGAGCGTTCTCAGCAGTCACTGTTCCCGGATATGACATATGGTCTTGATTCCGGTGGTAACCCTGATGTTATTCCTCAGCTTACCTACGAGCAGTTTAAAAACTTCCACGAAACTTACTACCATCCATCCAACGGTCGCTTCTTCTTCTGGGGCGATGATGATGAAGCAAAACGACTTGAAAAACTTTCAGGAACCCTGGAGCGTTTCTCCGCACTGGAAGTAGATTCTAACGTACCGCTTCAGGAAGAATTTGAACGTCCGATTGCATTGCTGGAAGGCTATGCCGCTGGCCCTGCCACCAGTGAGCATCAGGGACGTGCTATGTTCACTATGAACTGGCTGCTTCCTGAAACTGCTGAAGCAGAGCTTAACCTTGCATTCCAGATGTTGGAGCAGATCCTTATTGGTATGCCTGCATCTCCATTGCGCAAGGCGCTTATTGAGTCCGGTCTCGGAGAAGACATTACAGGCGTAGGTCTTGAAAATGAACTGCGTCAGATGTATTTTTCAACCGGTCTTTCAGGTATTAAATCTGAAAATGCTGACGTAGTTGAGGCGTTAATTTTTGATACACTCAACGGTCTTATTAAGAATGGCATCGATAAAGAATATATCGAAGCTGCTGTAAACAGCATTGAGTTTGATCTTCGTGAGAATAACTCCGGCCGTTTCCCTGTTGGTTTGTCAGTAATGGTAAGATCGTTAACCACTTGGTTGTACGATGCTGATCCGTTGGCACTTATTGCTTTTGAAGAGCCTCTTGGGTTTATCAAAGAGCGCCTTGCTAATGGTGACCGTCTCTTTGAAGACCTCATTAGTGCTTTCCTTGTCGGGAACAACCATCGCACCACTGTGCTGCTTGTTCCAGACGAAGATTTACAGGATGAGCGCAAAAAACGTGTAGAAAAAAGCCTTGAGAGCGTTCGTGAAAACATGAGCGACGAAGACGTAGCTGCTGTTGTAGAAAATACAGCACTGCTTCGAAAAATGCAGCAGACTCCGGATAGCGAAGAAGCTGTGGCAAGTATTCCACGTCTAACCATTGAAGATATTCCGACCGAAAACAAAACTATTCCGCAGAAGGAAACAGCGCATTCAGGTGTGACTGTGTACACGCATGATTTGGAAACAAACGGCGTTGTATATGCTTCTGCTGCCTTTGATATTGCCGGATTGGATGCTTCATTGCTTCCTTATGTTCCGCTTCTGGGCAGATGTATGACCGAAGTGGGTACAGATAAGCTTAACTTTGTAGAGCTGGGAATGCGCATTGCTGCAAAAACTGGTGGCATCAGCGCTGACCTTATGACCGCAACTACCATTGGTGAGCGGACTCCGCTTGCGAAACTTGTAGTTCACGGTAAATCAACAGAAGATAAAGTTTCTGATCTTTTTGAATTATTACAGACAGTGGCGCTGGATGCCGAGCTAAATAATAAAGAGCGCTTCCGTTCTATTGTTTTGGAAGAGAAGTCCCGCGTTGAGCAGGGTGTTGTTCCTTCCGGTCATATGATCGTGATGTCCCATTTGCGCGGCTGCTTTGATATGGCTGGCTGGGTATCAGAGCAGACTGGTGGCATCAGCTACCTTGGTTTCCTTCGTATGCTAGCAGATAAAGTAGCTGGTGACTGGGATGCAGTACTTGCTGATTTAGAGCATGTTCGTACTGCTATCCTCAAAAAGTCAGAGACATTGATTTCAGTAACCGCTGAAACAAGCGGTCTTCACGCGGTTGATGGTCTTGTAAAAGGCTTTATCGATGCGTTACCTGAACGTGCTGCAGAATCTGCTTTGTGGCAGCCTGAATTTGTGACCACAAACGAAGCTTTCCTTATTCCTGCACAGGTTAACTATGTTGGTAAAGGTGCAGACTTGTATGCGCTTGGATATAAATATCATGGCTCCGCCAATGTTATTTTCAAGCATTTGCGCATGGGCTGGCTTTGGGATCAGGTTCGCGTACAGGGCGGTGCATATGGTGCGTTTGCAGCTTTTGATAGAAGCACAGGCGTTCTTGCACAGGTTTCCTATCGTGATCCGAACCTCGAAAATACTTTGAAAGCATTTGATGGTTCTGCGGCGTATTTGAAGGATCTTAAACTTGGAAAGGCAGAGCTGGAAAAAGCTATTATTGGTGCCATTGGCGACCTTGATACGCATATGCTTCCGGACGCAAAAGGTTCTGCCGCTGCTACTCGCAAGATGCTTGGCGACACAGATGCATTGCGTCAGCAGATGCGTGACGAAATTCTGTCAACAACTCTTGATCATTTCCATTCTTTCGCAGAAGTTCTTCAAGCTGCGGCAGAAACAGGGCATATCTGCGTTCTTGGTGGAAACGGCGTGCGCGAAGCTGCCGAAGCCAATGGTTGGAATATTAGCGAGATTCTATAGAGTATTGCAGTTTAGAGTAAGCTTGCTTGCGATTTGTGTTGAGTAAGTATATTGTCCGGTATCATTTGTGAAACACAAGCCGAGGACGTATGAAAGAGCCAATTCAAGTCTTTGCAGATTATATTGCAAAGAATAACCTGAAGGTTACTCCGCAGCGTATGCTGATTGTAGAAGTGTTTTTGAAAGACGAAGGACACTTGACTACAGAAGAATTATACGAGCGTGTTAAAAAGGCTGACCCATCTGTTGGGCAGGCCACCGTTTACAGAACCATGAAGTTGCTCTGCGACTCAGGTATTGCCAAAGAAGTTCATTTTGGTGACGGTGTAGCTCGCTATGAGCAAAGTTATGGCAGTAAGCATCATGATCATTTGATTTGTGAGCGCTGCGGGAAAAATCTGGAAGTCATCGATGACCAGATTGAACGTCTACAGGACGAACTTGCTGCAAAGCATGGTTTTGTTCTGACCAGTCATAGAATGTACCTATACGGTGTGTGCAGTGACTGCCGGTCAAGCAAGTAAGATTTACATGCAATAATACTGACTGCGTTAAGCGGAGGAACTTAGTTCCTCCGCTTTTTTGTTGCCTATTGGAAAATTGAGTGATTTTGAACATAACGCTTTGACAAAATATGGTATTTACAAATATTTACTTTCACTTTTAATATGATGTTGTTTAGTAAATCTTTTCTAATATGTTGGAAAAAAACGAAATGTATAAAAATAAATCTAATTTTACGTATAGCCTCCCGAAAAGAAAGGGAAAAAAACTATTGAAAATTAGATAATCTAATGTTCTTAATTAGTTTCATTCAATATGTTTACAGTATAAAAGGTTATAGTTGTTTTTTAAACATCTTAGGAACTGGAACTTGGGGAAGTTTCCGGTTTCTAACGCATTTCCCATAGGGGGGGAATCATGGTTGCACAAATAGACAATGATAAGAATATTCAGGTGTTGAAAAAGCCTGTCGCAGGTGAAGTGCGTGAAGTTGTTGTTGGCTCAGAACTGGATGTTTCTTTCGATTTTGATCTGGATTCAGTTCAAGCCGCAAAAGATGGCGATGATCTTGTTTTAACATTTGAAGACGAGTCTGTTCTTAAGCTTTTAGACTTTG encodes:
- a CDS encoding Fur family transcriptional regulator, whose protein sequence is MKEPIQVFADYIAKNNLKVTPQRMLIVEVFLKDEGHLTTEELYERVKKADPSVGQATVYRTMKLLCDSGIAKEVHFGDGVARYEQSYGSKHHDHLICERCGKNLEVIDDQIERLQDELAAKHGFVLTSHRMYLYGVCSDCRSSK
- a CDS encoding helix-turn-helix domain-containing protein, with amino-acid sequence MSIGIKHTYTLGEAAELLSCHKETIRRAIKDGSLQAAKLGRGYRVSRVDLEAFWQAQGGGVLFEKVEQQVVEPDPEPEPVEAKPKKPRGPEQLTLPT
- a CDS encoding response regulator, whose protein sequence is MYSLRVLIVEDDTVSATLHKAMLESEGHSVVGVARSENEAIALAMTKMPDLVLMDIYLEDGTSGVHAAKVMYSSYALPVIFITCGTAVDQLQALVDSDAFALIKKPVSLEELRVNLSIVMRRAAEIQENREQSARYETLVNMLPVAVFSVLENGQIDWCNAACANALAYASPQDFCEQCSDVDNLLVGTDESLLLLEAETRTARQLLARDGEVVSRTLYKIEHCSSSAKAGCLFFVLE
- a CDS encoding GGDEF domain-containing protein; this encodes MLRIFHNLFGINEQSRFQRAWQAFLLGICAPFGWLFITFLLQLTPVDPLYEVALYTYITVGSVFAMVGFALCISKSEEHFARMSLLDPLTTLYNSRYLLTRADQEFALLERTGQHMALLMADIDHFKYVNDQYGHSVGDIVLHQVAKVMQTTARKVDVVARVGGEEFALLLPNSTTAGAMILAERIREQIEHTPIVLPDGRSFNVKISLGASSTEEFLPQVFNELYESADNALYRAKRDGRNRVVKAVETDMLTNDVAC
- the thiD gene encoding bifunctional hydroxymethylpyrimidine kinase/phosphomethylpyrimidine kinase, giving the protein MQKHPCVLTIAGSDSGGGAGIQADLKTMAVLGGYGTSVITALTAQNGLGVTGIQAPDSEFVVQQLTTVLDGFPIAAAKTGMLFSAPIITGVADVLIKQDFPLVIDPVSVSTSGHALLQQDAVDALVERILPLATVVTPNKPEAEMLAGMKIETEGNVATAIKRILALGPKAVLLKGGHFDEADEELVDWLGLPGEAPLGLHHSRVVTKNTHGTGCTLSAAIATFLAHGFELKQSVKKAQVYLSICLRDSYTPGEGFGPPNHIAPFERK
- a CDS encoding insulinase family protein; translation: MTEQFGFELVDEQRVEELATIARLWKHSKTGAQVLSMNNADENKVFGVSFRTPPSDSTGVAHILEHSVLCGSEKFPVKEPFVELLKGSLQTFLNAFTYPDKTCYPVASTNLQDFYNLIDVYLDAAFFPLINEQIFQQEGWHYNVEKAEEPLTYRGVVYNEMRGVYSSPDSVLHERSQQSLFPDMTYGLDSGGNPDVIPQLTYEQFKNFHETYYHPSNGRFFFWGDDDEAKRLEKLSGTLERFSALEVDSNVPLQEEFERPIALLEGYAAGPATSEHQGRAMFTMNWLLPETAEAELNLAFQMLEQILIGMPASPLRKALIESGLGEDITGVGLENELRQMYFSTGLSGIKSENADVVEALIFDTLNGLIKNGIDKEYIEAAVNSIEFDLRENNSGRFPVGLSVMVRSLTTWLYDADPLALIAFEEPLGFIKERLANGDRLFEDLISAFLVGNNHRTTVLLVPDEDLQDERKKRVEKSLESVRENMSDEDVAAVVENTALLRKMQQTPDSEEAVASIPRLTIEDIPTENKTIPQKETAHSGVTVYTHDLETNGVVYASAAFDIAGLDASLLPYVPLLGRCMTEVGTDKLNFVELGMRIAAKTGGISADLMTATTIGERTPLAKLVVHGKSTEDKVSDLFELLQTVALDAELNNKERFRSIVLEEKSRVEQGVVPSGHMIVMSHLRGCFDMAGWVSEQTGGISYLGFLRMLADKVAGDWDAVLADLEHVRTAILKKSETLISVTAETSGLHAVDGLVKGFIDALPERAAESALWQPEFVTTNEAFLIPAQVNYVGKGADLYALGYKYHGSANVIFKHLRMGWLWDQVRVQGGAYGAFAAFDRSTGVLAQVSYRDPNLENTLKAFDGSAAYLKDLKLGKAELEKAIIGAIGDLDTHMLPDAKGSAAATRKMLGDTDALRQQMRDEILSTTLDHFHSFAEVLQAAAETGHICVLGGNGVREAAEANGWNISEIL